One window of the Cryptomeria japonica chromosome 7, Sugi_1.0, whole genome shotgun sequence genome contains the following:
- the LOC131028913 gene encoding uncharacterized protein LOC131028913, whose translation MASEKEGAVVMNGHAEGLKQAAALLKEFGLPEGLLPLADVVEVGYVKSSGYMWISQKKKVEHTFKLISKQVSYDTEIHGYIQNGRIKKLKGVKAKELLIWAPVGDITVESPPTGKIQFKSLAGITKTFPVEAFAAGQ comes from the coding sequence ATGGCTTCAGAGAAGGAGGGAGCTGTGGTGATGAATGGGCACGCAGAGGGGTTAAAGCAGGCGGCAGCTCTTCTGAAGGAATTCGGGCTTCCTGAGGGACTGTTGCCTCTCGCAGATGTGGTTGAGGTGGGCTATGTGAAGAGCAGTGGTTACATGTGGATTTCTCAGAAGAAGAAGGTGGAGCACACTTTCAAGCTCATCTCGAAGCAGGTCAGCTACGACACTGAAATCCATGGGTATATTCAGAATGGGCGTATAAAGAAACTGAAGGGAGTGAAGGCCAAGGAGTTgctcatttgggctcctgtgggtGACATCACTGTGGAGAGCCCTCCCACTGGGAAAATACAGTTCAAGAGTCTGGCCGGCATAACTAAGACCTTCCCCGTTGAGGCCTTCGCTGCAGGCCAGTGA